In Labrus bergylta chromosome 5, fLabBer1.1, whole genome shotgun sequence, the genomic window TGCCTATCTTTAAGTTCATTTCAAGTTTTAAGTTAATGTTGAGATTTAGCAACAGTCTGTTCAACAGATGTTGCTAATTTAGGCTTTTCTAATGTGAAAGTGTTAACTGACTTAGGTTGGGATAAAATTGAACATAGCGGTATCTGTTATTGGCCAGTTGAGTTGTAAAATGTCAGCATAGCTGATATTGGAAAAAATCCATTATCGTGCATGcttaatagtaataataatacaatggtCATTGGCGTATCGGGGACAAGTTGGTCACATGTTCATGGTAATTGAAACCTTTTAGTTTGAATGTTACAATAATAAGCACTTAGTATTAAGAATGGATGTCAGAGGCCGAGCAGTTTGTGTGCCTAGTAGTTTGTCTTGAGGGGCTCATGGGTCAGATGTTTGGATCCGACCGTAACTACTCGCTCACATATTTGGACTGTTCTGCTATGTTTACATATTGCAGTTCCATACACACAATGAGccaaaatgtttataaaaagaaaatgtctttctttATGTAGTCCTCAGTTTATGGGACTTTTTGCtgtataaacacaaaataaatgtgttggaTTAATGCAAAactagttttcattttttctgttttgtaagaAGTATTTGAATGTCTTGAATCTAGAACAGTATTACTATTGTAGAGCTTACAATAAGGTAGATACACTTGAAATGATTACGGGTTGGAAAATTATGGCAAAAAAAGCAATGCCTAATACTAGTAAGCAATGCTAACTTCAAGACATTTTGTCTCAAAATGCCAATTTCTAATCTTATGTCAAGTCGGTTGTGGACTTAAATCTAGAACAGTGTCACTATTATAGAACTAAAAATGAGTTTAATAGACTTCAAACGAAGAGGACAACATGCTACTTTTgagaggaaaaatacaaattttgaGCATTCTAAGCTTATTATGAGACACAAAACGTCATAATACTTGAAAAACATGGCTAAGAATGAGTTTTCCCAGCTATTTTCAAGATCTCTCCTATCTTGTAAAGCTTAAATCTAAtgtcttatttcaagatatctTATCAAGTGAATTTTCACTTGTTCCACTGGCAGATTTTTTTGCTTATTACAAGCAAAAAATATCTtgtattaattttttttaacttatttctGGAGTGGCCTTTTTCAAGTGCATAAGAATAAATCTACAGCAAGCAGGtctatttaaagataaaacagacTGTCTTAGTCGAGACCTAAAGGAGGCCTCAGAGATTAAAAGATGGAAAGCACTCCTCACtgagattgttgttgttgtttgtgattTTAGTGTAAACTGAGGATGGTTTTTGACTCGTATAGAGATTTGAGGAATCAATCTTTTTGGGTGTGAAAATTCAGCTGAAGATTTATGCTAGTTGTCTGAAATAGAGATCCACATGTTTTCAGTTccaatctgattctgattctgatatctTATATCATTACTATTACTATAAGACAATTACACCAATCCATGGCTCCAACAGTTGTTTTTGGTATTATGTgtgaggctacacaaagctggaGTAAACCCAGCAGTTCgttgcattgtgctggcttgacatacaaacaggaagtagcaaCAGCTGTCaagtttttcaaattaaatctttttaactgaagtgtaaaatgtgTACTTAACATAAAGAAGGAGCGGTTCCATCTCATCTGatcgtcgtcatggagacggtTTGTGGACACTTCTCTCAGTTCAGTCTGAAtatcttcaaagtgagactcAGTGAGCTGAGAATGTCTGAAGAGCCCGACCATATTTCTTGATCAGTGATGTTGATCGGTGCAGTCAGTCCCATATCTGATACATAAATGACTTCAATATTGGACCAGATACCGATATAAGATCGGATCGGTCCCATCTCTACTCTGAAGGTTATCTGTATTGTTCTGGCTTTTAACTGAGGTCTTTCatgcaaagagacagagaacacTGAATGCACCATGTTGCAGACCTAGACATTTTCATTTGTCATCACTGCTGTCTTTATTGTCCTGTGAGCCCTTAAGGTGCAGGGGAAACATGTCCCGCTCTCTCTGATCAGTCCACCTCTGCTTCAACATCGGGGTTGGAAATGACCTTTTCTATCTACCTGCCACCGTGACTGGTGGATTCAGAAATCTACCagctactcttttttttatttaaatcagccACTTTATGTTCAGCAGTATTGTGTAAGAACATATTATTTCATAATCAAGCCTATAGTATTCAAGAATGAGGCTGTTTtatgaagtgaaatgtttgagcTATATactgacatgctgtttgtctGGCTCGTAAACAGAAAGAGTTTATTATGTGTTCAGGTAGTTAGACCAGAGaaacatgtctctgtgtgttagcTTCTTACTGAAGCTGTGGGGTTTGGAGTTACTGTGGCAGCTTAGATTGGATAATGTCACACAGAGACTAAGGTGAAGACATTCAGATATGTTTGTAGCTTCATTAAAGAAAACAGGGAAAAACTATTTCTAAACGAAAAGTccaaaagatgatgatgatgacagtcaACAGGAAATATTTCAGACCCACTCACTCTTTTTGTCTAGTCTCCCCTCACCCCTAATGCACAGGTAAAAATAAGGTAAGCCACGCCCACTTCTAATTACCGGAAATCCTATCAAACCCATATAAAGGAGCATAACATAACAAATAATCAACTGAGGTAAAAATACGCATTATGGCGCCTATAGgagttttgtttctctcctgtgtttgtACTTTCTGAGTTTTTTAAGTAGCTCCTGCTGAAAACATCCTATTTCCTGGTCCggctgcttcaaaataaaagcatttcaaagatAGTAAATAGGGTCTTTCATGGAAAGAATTTGTTGATTTTCTATTACTCTGTCGGGAGCAACAGcatttacagctgctcctttgacaACAAGTCACCGCCACAGCACGTTACTTTAAATCATCTTGGACTGAAGACAACGAGACATCAGGtgaaacaccttcagcaggtagaacTGCTGAAATGGAGATGCTAACCGCGCTGCCCTGGGCTCAAGTGACACCGAGCTAAAGCATTTCAGCACAAAGCCCATGATTGTAAACACCGACACCCACTCTGACacgaggagggggcggggctctTTGGTCACTGAGCGTGCAGGATGGCCTGGATAacttttgtcttcttctctcctttagGTATTCTACATGAATCCCCGTTACATCCTCTTCATCCACCTGGTGGTGAACGATATGATCCAGCTCACTACAACAATAAGCCTGTTTGTCTTAAGTTATATCTTCTACAGAATTAATGCTTCACTCTGCTGCCTCATCGTAACGATGGCTGTCTTCACCACTGTCAACACTCCACTAAATTTAGCCGTCATGGCGATGGAGTGCTACATCgctgtttgtttacctctgaGACACGCTGAGTTGTGTACTATCAGAAGAACATATGCTCTGATTGGTGGGATTTGGGCCCTGAGTGCTGTCACTACACTGCCCGACGTCTTCATCTTTCTGGCAACTGAacctgtgcaggtgtttcaTTCTGCCATTTTCTGTGAGATTAATAACGTGTTCAGACACCCGGTACATGAgcaaaagaagaatgtgtgcTACACGATCTACCTGATTGGTGTTTGGCTCACACTCTTGTACACCTACGTGATGATCTTCACAGCGGCTAAAGGAGCAGACGGAGATGCAAAGAAGGCCAGGAATACAATCCTGCTCCATGGTTTCCAGCTGCTGTTGGCTATTCTCACATATGTTTACAATCTGATGAAGATGTCTCTGATCTACTGGTTTCCTAAACATTTTGTACATGTAGGCTTCGTTTTCTACATCATCATCCAGATCCTTCCCCGGTTCATCAGTCCCATCGTGTACGGCCTACGAGACAAGATGTTCAGACAGCATTTAACTAAGTATCTGCTCTGCACAGTGAGAACAAGCATCAAACCGTGGACTGCAGCTAAACCAAGCGGCAGCATCCAGAGTtaagaaatgaaatcaataCGGAAGTAAAAAAcgctgcagttcctcaagtttCCACTTGGGGCTGTCagcagaagtcacacacacacacactcatggtgAAATGCCCAttctgacagcagaaataatcagattcacagcctggtacaaaaaacaacaacatttgggtCTGAAGAGTTTTGGTTAAAGCTGGCCACACACAAGACGATTCTCAAATATAAAccgattttaaaaatgttggagACCAAAAACATGAGGACAgcttcagattatttttaatattagaGTCTTCTGAACGCACACACGAGACGACTTGGCAAGAACAGGAGaccacacctgctgtttgtagaaACGACTTCACAGAAACTCGAGGGACCAAACTTCTGATTTTACATGatcaaacatggaggacgatcCACATTGCTAGCTGGCTCTCCTGCAGCATTCACAGGGGAAAACTGAAAAACTATACGGATGTGATCCTGGCTGGGAAGATAGATTATGAGCAGCTTTATTTAATTTGCAAGTTGAGGGTTTGTTGTCATAGTACGCAAAACCCGTTTGGTGACGGTTCCaagtctgctcgctctcattagAGGTGGGAAAGAAAATCGattcatgtaaaaatcgagattcttcttttctgagatttaaaatCGATCCAAAACgtccaaaaatctattttattttatcagtcactccctgctcagtgctaatgctaatgctagctctttaactcagtagaacgCCAAATGGAGAATCAAGAagttcagccagtctcacagatgactggagtagatcctgaagtatgtactaggGGTGTGCACGTGTACACGTGTAACCGGTGAGTAAATCATAACCGTTTAGGAAAAATCATTCAACGAAAACcgtttgttattattttttttaattattattattttttattattttaaaatgttttagagacacacattcaatcatctctgatcaaaaataacaaatactatttatttagagatgaatAAAGCTACAACTGTTCCACTTTGACAACGTTACTGCACTCACAAATGCACCTATTCCGCTTCATCCGGGTAGGGGGGATTGCGCAGGGTCAGGCCCATTCGACTACGACCATATTACTAAGCGGAGGAAAAGAAACTAACGCAGAAatcctttgtctcttgtccttttaaaaaatagagatttcatactcatcatggtagttgttttatcatagccttgttataggcctaaaataaatacatacaggtatttgtttttacaaattctatggcaagttttctgtgttacttatatAGCCTACTTCAtaaagcacaattgtatctgtctgacaactttgAGTGGCAgcagtgatgcggaggaatctttctgaaaagcggctgcaccctccattggttgtatagcATGACTGCGGTCCACTTTTCTCTTAACCGTGTACACGAAAAAAATGACGTTGTGTAACCGTTCACACCCCtagtatgtactcattcataaatagactttgaatccagaatcgttttgaatcaaaaatcgAAATCAAACCGtaagacacccaaagattcccagctcTACTCATTGGCTGCTTCAGGTTTTCCGTCTGAGGCAATCCGACCAGGAATCataaatatcagacatgtttgacatttatgATTCCAGAGGGGGGAGGCTCCGACTTGTTCGGGAGCAgtaatataatcatagtgacaACACACTCAAAAGATCGGATATGGCAGGCCTTAAATCAGAACGCGCCGCCCTGACCGTGGTGAACAGGCAAATGGGCCCAAAATCTTCAAGGGGGCCACCATCTAAAGGCTGACTGATTGAAAAAACTGGCAGTGTGATATCTTTTCTGACtgggataaaaaacaaaacaggaagttctaccaaataataaatgtaataaataaatgtatattaaatgtaatgagTTTCATGGGCTTCAATATGAGCTAAATCAACTTCATTGAACTTTACGTCTGTTACTCTTAAGGCTgcataatatgaaaaaaaaatgtgatgtgtaATAATATTGTTGGATGTATGAAAAGTGATAAATAAACTATTATCAAGGAAACTTTGGTATTTACTTACAGCTATTTGCAACAAATTTCTCCTGAATCTAAAACAAACAcgacatggtttttttttacactaattTGTCTGATAACGAGCATGAACTCCATCTTACTGCATCAAAATGATTTAAGAGCCTGGCTGTTACACACTAACCTCCATTCAACATGTGAATAGTAAAGTTTAAAGATGATGAatggaaaacagaaatgtcagcgtatgtgaggagaaggaaaaaactgCCAGGCGCTGCACTGATTCATGCAACCTCTCCAACACGTCTTGATGAGATTTCAACGATGAAATTTGGTTGTAAAGAGGGTCAAATCAGTCCTGAACCAGAGACTGTAGATATAACAGTcccctgtctgttcctgcaggggggcgctggagtcccatcgatggcggtctccatgttggaaatgctgtctcagtctaactttcagtcaacctaacgacaggctgagagctggagctgaggcgggttttcattttcattttcattttacctttatttattctcgagaaATCATTGAGGGCAACCCTCACTTACTATGACGTCGAGAGTACAATTAAAACgaataagagacaaaaagacaaaaaacaacaaagacaaagaagaataagcagtaagcaggtaactacagttaataacatttacactTCATGAGTACAGTGAACTGTGATCAAGTTTTAAAATTGACCCATGGTAACCATTGTAttgagtttgaatgtgttttgtattgtgttccaggtgtgtgcagcacaataggtgaaggatgttttcccAAAGTTCGTTTTTACATGTGGAACCGTTAACATTAGCCAGTCACTTGATCGAGTCTGATACTGATTATCAGCCCAGATTAATAAAGAAGTGATGTATGCTGGTAGATTATCCgcaagtgatttataaataaatagcagccaaTGCCGTTCACGTCTAACTGTTAGTGAAGGCCAACCAACTTTATCGTACAGGATGCAATGATGAGTGGAATATTTGTCACCAGTGATCTGAGGGTGGAGTGATAAACTGTGTCTAATGATTTTAGGGTGGAGGCAGAAGCATGTCTATAAATGACATCCCCGTAGTCCAGAACAGATAGGAAGATGGCTTCAATTATTCACTTTATACTCACTAAAGGgaagttcattttgtttctgtacaaGTATCCAATTTTCTGTCGTAGTTTAGTGGTTAATGTAtcaatgtgaaatttaaatgaaagggaTTGATCCAACCAGATGCCAAGATATTTATAATGAGGTACTCTTTCAATATTGTGACCTTCCAGAGTTGTTATATGCAACTCATTGTCTGTGGTATTTCTGGCTCATGTAAAGAGCATGTATTTAGTTTTGTCTGCATTCAGTAATCATTTTAAGTCAAGGAGtgcattttgtaatttgtgaagTGCTTCTTGTAAAGTTTCCATTGCTAAGTGTACAGTCTcagcaaaacaatacaaaactgTGTCGTCAGCGTAGAGATGGGCCTTACAATTTGTAAATACAGAAGCAATATTATTAACATATAGATCGTGAACAGCACAGGACCCAATACAGAACCTTGTGGAACCCCTTTTGATAGTGGTAAGTATTCAGAGCGATCAGATCGTACAGTCACACATTGCAATCTATTAGACAGATAATTCTGGAACCATTTAAATGAGGAGTTGTCAAAACCAACATCATGTAGCCTCTGCAGGAGTATGGTGTGATCAACAGTGTCAAACGCTTTAGTTAAATCAACAAAGAGGGCAGCACAGTATTTCCCTTGATCAACAGCAGATACAATATTATTTATGACAAAGGTAATTGCTGATgtggtgctgtgtttttttctgaacccAGACTGGTGAGGACTTAATATAGAATTTCTTGAAAGGAATGACATTGTTGACTAATGTCTCCAGGATTTTAGAGAggctggacagtttggagattGGCCGGTAGTTGTTGAATTTGTCTATATACACCTAGCACAGTCAATGATCTGTTACAAGAGATTTGAATTTGTAGAGCAATACATTCAAATGAGTGAGGTATAGAGACGGCATTTAAAACAGTAACAGATATAAAGTCATTTACATATATAGCCACGCCACCTCCtcgtccctctctgtcttttctgtacaaattgtaattatttattgCAACTTCCGAATCATGGATACTCTTTTTAAGCCAAGTTTCTGTCAGTACAAGGATATCTGGGTCAGTTTGTGATACAAGAGTTTTCAGATGGTCTAATTTAAACTGAGCACAAAGacatctaatatttaaatgcataaaACCTAAGCCATTTCTTGACTTAAAAGTCTGTGGGTTAAATAAAACTTGCTCAGAGTCACAGGAGGGCCCACTAGCAGATAGCAATGGTTTTGGTTTAATTAGAACTAAGTTATCCTGGTTACAAAACCGAGAATCTAGATCCTGTCTAATTTTAGTGGAAAGAAGTGGCTTCATGCACCAGTAGATGGAGCTAGGGAGCCATCTGGACGATGAGAGTGGTAAGGAGAGAGAGTTCCGGTCGCTAGTGTCCAGGTGTGCAGAAGGGTTAATTTGTCATTTGCATCTTGCGGAGGTGATAGCATAGAAAATGTTTGAGGCTAGCGCGTGATTGCCTTGAGGATTTGGGTGGATGCCATCTCTATTAAAAAAGGATGCACACTCCCAGAACATATTGAAgtcatcaataaaaacaaggtTGTTTGAGGAGCACACTGATTGTAGCCAGGTGTTCAGGCTAATCAACCTGCTGAAGCGGCCTACACCTCGATGGAATGAGGGGATCGGTCCtgagattaaaaacagattttttgcaGTCCTCTCTTCCTGTACAGCTCAACATGTCCATTGCATTGCATGATCAAAGAGTGTCATCTAGTGGCCAAACACTATGTTTACAACTGCAACATTTATAGACAacattcacaaataaaatggaATGCACAATACTAAGTGGACTTCTCATAAATGATATAAGTGACCACCTtcctgtttttgctgtttttccaaaaaaattTGACTACAGAATGAAATCAAGTCGATCACATGCAAACTTGTTAGACTTAAAACACCAGACTACATTGCTGCCCTCAAGATGGACCTAGGGAAACAAAGTTGGAATGAGATTTGTGCTAAGGATGACCCCAAGAAAGCTTATGAGATGTTCATGACCATACTAAATGCACTATATGGAAAAAACTGTCTGttaagaaaacatacaaacaaacaaaactatgCTGACAAGCCATGGATTACTAAGGGGATAGAAAAcgcatgcaaaaagaaaaaaatattatataagagatatttaaagaaagaacaaaagacttagaaaacaaatataagacatataaaaataaattaattagcATCATGAGATCTAGCAAGAAAGAGCATTATTATAAGTTATTGGAGCAGAATAAGAACATACAAGGAACATGGAGAGTGCTAAACAGTATCATTAAAAACTGAATAAGCAGATAGCCCTATTTACTTTGTAAACGATAACAACACAAtgataaatacaacaaaaaaaatcaccaacgaattgaatcattattttgttaatgttttatacAATTTAGCAAATGCTATTGTAGAGCCGACAAATAAAGAGGGAGTAGATGAAGATATTGTTTATAAAAACTCTGACACCATCTTTATTAGTAGTGTTGATGAAAAGGAAATACTtgacatcacaaacaaattTAGAACAAAAAGTCCACTGATTGCTCTGATATTGATACTGGTCCAAGCTATTCCCGGAGCAATACAAATTAGTGTCatcagcaaacaaaacaaattttaaCAATTTAGACACTCGACAGATATCATTTATGTACAGTATAAATAGTTTGGGGCCATAGTTTTTCCAAAATTTTTGAGAACTGGGAAAGCAGAGAGATTGGTCTATAATTGTATGTCTATCTCCATTTTTCTAAATAGGGATGActtttgctgttttcattttgttgggAAATATACTGTACCTGTTTGGAGGGATTGATTGCAGATATGTGTCAGTGGCTTAACAATACattcaataatgtttttaactAGCGACATATCAATATTAGGAACTTCAGGTCCGTCAATGGGTGTGGTGTGACCAAGGTTTGGAATTTTGATTTAAAGCACTTGCAGGAGCCCATTAATTGGAAAAGAGTAtgggaaaatgtgtctttttcatCCCGGAATTACAATTAGGGGTTAACTTACAAAAAGGGGTTAACTTGTGGAATATATACGCCATGGAATTAAGACTGTATAGAtcactttccagatttaaatctttgtttaaaaaaatggtgtttaacaaatataaaaggtcgatttgattatttttttgtgtaacttctgttttgtttttgtttgtttcattttttttgttttgaaagaaattcttgtaaaaaaatgtgttctcatatgttctgtttttttttgtaaccaaactagtagtgtcttaaataataagatttgtaacaagggtaggtgtaataagctaaaccttcagcctacaccttttcggtcaaaatgttttttttcttgtcttttcatgATTGCAAATGCctttatacatttcttttttttattctagcaTTTCAACGCATTTCCTAATGGAAACTTtatattaaaagtgtgtctgaTACGGCAGATTTTAGGATAAATCCTTAGTCAGGGACAGTTTACTTTTAACCATATAGCCTAATCTGAATCTTTACGGCTTTAGGGGGTGCTGGAGgcctccactctcctgtctctaaaaaaggcagaaaaagccccaaaaggggcgctggtggatcagtggttagtgcgtgcgccctaTGTGTGGAGgttgtagtcctcaaagtgggcggcccaggttcaattccagtggctcctttcctgcatgtcattccctactctctctctctctcatttctgactctatccactctcctatctatccattaaaggcacaaaaacgcccaaaaatacatcttaaaaaaaaagaaaacgccaCAAAAATtagtcataaaaaaatgacaactttattctcgtactattacgactttaatctcgaaatgtGGTTTTCTCGCTGTCGGGGCCCTAATGCTTCTTCTGTAGTGGGTAAACTTTCTCTTTGTGAGGTCATCATGTTACAAACTAAACTCTGAATGCTCCGATGAGTCCCCTGATGACTGAAGTGTGTTTTCCTCTTGGAGGGGGAACAGACGGCGTTCTTCTTTAAAGGTTAAAGAGACGTGGCGGTGAGTGAAGCCTCTGATAGGAGAAACTCCTGGAGGATTCTGATTAAAGATCAGCTCCACAGGGATCAAACCCAGAGACTCATTACTGACACTGACCTTCTGAACGCCTCTCTGTGGACGCTGATGCAACGCCAGTttgttcatctttgtttttgactcTGAGCTGGATAAACACGGCGCCATCTTAGGCGAGCAGAGCGGGAAGTGAGTGTCGCtaaccggatgttacgtcactTTTACCGctcacaaacacagctgagcCCCCAGCGTAGAGgaacagtgaagaagaagaagagcagcctGCGTAACTATGGCAACAACATGAGTAACCTGTATAACCTGACCACGCCcatcgtcctccatgtttgtttctaaTCTGAAGTCACATTTGATCACGTGAGATTCTGTGAGATCTCATGTCTGTAACATCGTTACTAACAGCAGGCGTGTGGTCTCGTAGTCAGGCAGTCTAGTGCAGGGATTTCCCGCCTTTTTCCTTGGAGTTctctcacaaaaacaaacatttatcattctggtaaaaggtcaaaggtcattcaggtgggttcagtctgcagcaggttGTGTTCTTTACCTTTTCTCTCACTGCTCTCTACTCTGAGGAGTCTCAttggtcaacagagctgtcaatcatggtgtTTTATAAACATATCGTTTTATACcgttattttagagataggagagtggatcGAGTGAGAAACCGGGGAGCGAGGgtgcatgcaggaaaggagccacatgatTACGATCTGATGGCACATTAATGAAggaattaattatttaaaaatatctaaaagaaAAGTCTTAATTGCTTATTTGGTTAAAAATTAAAGCTAAGGGGCGCCAGTGGACTAGCGGTGAGTTCAtgtgctccatgtacagaggcttaagtcctcaAGAGAGGGTGGcacgggtttgaatccgacctgtggctcctctcctgcatgtcgtccccctctctctctctctctctctctccctggtttctgactctatccactgtcctgtctgtaaaacttaaatgtattcaaagCCCAGAAATAAAGCTCgtaataaaaatgttcttcacAGCTTTAAGGTTTCTAAACTCAACTTGACGTTAAAGTCTGTCATCATTAGGATCAAACTTTCATCTCCTCAGAGGTCAGTGAAGTTCACTGATTCATGTTAAAGTTTATAAAAGAGTACAAACATGAGGAACGAAGCTGTCCTCTTCTGGGACCGTCATTAGATCATGATCACGTCTCCAGAGAGCGTTTAGTTTTATAACCTCTGATCAGCTGTTCTCTGTGAGGACGCTGCAGCTCGTAATGATCTGAGTCCTCACAGATCATTATTAAAGGTTATCTTAATGACAAAGAAGAGAGACGAGGGTAATAACTCCCtctgatgctgtgtgtgtgacctttacTAACAGACTCTAATGAGGGCTGATGGGAGAGATGCTCGTTTGTCCTGCAGCATCGTTCACTTCCTGAACACACCGAGGACTCGTGAAAATGTCAGCAGGTCCCTAAAGTCCACCATGAGCGACTGCTCTGAAGAAAGTCTGAGGAGGTTTTGTTTCAAGAGTCAGGCTGAGACACAGAGGATGTTTCTATTGTTGTTTACAAGagtaaaaaagttcaagaatgaagaagaagaagacggacTCTAATCAAACTAATTCAGCAGTAAGAGCCTGAATCTTGTCCTTCATCCTTTCAGAGCCTGAAAACCCACAAAGTTAGAAAAGACAtcaggccctgtgtccacctggcgtttgTTCCAGGCAGAAAAGTGCTGACTGTGCGTTCAGGAGTTCTAGCATCAAGTGTTGCATAAatagaaaagcgctgcacgtccgtcccgtctccatgacaacagtctgatgacgacggccgctgtatgagcgacactgctccgttactttttacagcatgttctatatttgagattgtttatttcccgatcagacacggagcgaggaggacgaGGGTACAAGACACAATTTGTAAGAGGGAATATCAAACTTTTGGAAAAGAGCTCCGGTtatgtcaacagcgcctttctgaaaagttaaaattacaacttgagcgctcggagcagtTGCACAAAAAAGGTGCTcggaaaaaagacgctgggcgctgtGACTTTTCTCCAGCTgagaacgctctctactcatttaaaacaactgaaaaaagacgctcAGATAAAAAGCACTCAGTGGACACGATGTATGAATGATCcggtgtcagcagctctgtggaaGTTCAGACGTAGCCTAGCTTGTACCTGATGTCAAATAAAGGAGGAAGTTCACGCTCTACATTAAAGAGATAGTTCCAACGTAGGCTTGAACTTCAACTTCAACCAtgggttctcaactggtgggtcaggacccaaaagtgggccTTTGAGTTTTATCATGGTGATCTTAGTTTAACTGTTAGGATGGTTACGTTCCATATCTTCACATGAAGCAGAGCTGAAGGGCTTTTCAGTTaggtgttgaaaagtgaagccaatcctgaagtgtaacatcctgcagttcctggagtgtcc contains:
- the LOC136179288 gene encoding odorant receptor 131-2-like translates to MDQAEQALEILRVLPSLFPSMSAPPKRVRDASEALAHVLEEKEDPNVYLKKRPLSCPVLIVSPSNCLLAVFYMNPRYILFIHLVVNDMIQLTTTISLFVLSYIFYRINASLCCLIVTMAVFTTVNTPLNLAVMAMECYIAVCLPLRHAELCTIRRTYALIGGIWALSAVTTLPDVFIFLATEPVQVFHSAIFCEINNVFRHPVHEQKKNVCYTIYLIGVWLTLLYTYVMIFTAAKGADGDAKKARNTILLHGFQLLLAILTYVYNLMKMSLIYWFPKHFVHVGFVFYIIIQILPRFISPIVYGLRDKMFRQHLTKYLLCTVRTSIKPWTAAKPSGSIQS